One segment of Purpureocillium takamizusanense chromosome 7, complete sequence DNA contains the following:
- the TOM20 gene encoding mitochondrial import receptor subunit tom20 (COG:U~TransMembrane:1 (o6-28i)~EggNog:ENOG503P2QG) has protein sequence MVQTSTVVTASVATAAAAVVAYVAWFDYRRRSQADFRRNLRRNERRQARAEKEEAEASTRRQRDAIKIKVDEAKEEGFPAGVEEREAYFNEQVMSGEMLSSDPSKAVESALAFYKGLKVYPAPGDLIKIYDSTVPKPILDILAEMIAYDSSLDIRARPAGGINLGDIPNVGLD, from the exons ATGGTTCAGACATCGACCGTCGTAACGGCATCAGTCGcaaccgccgcggccgccgttgtcg CCTACGTCGCCTGGTTCgactaccgccgccgctcgcaaGCCGACTTCCGCCGCAACCTGAGGAGAaacgagcgccgccaggcccgcgccgagaaggaggaggccgaggcctcgacgcggcgtcagcgcgacgccatcaagatcaaggtcgacgaggccaaggaagaGGGATTCCCTGCTGGTGTCGAGGAACGCGAGGCCTACTTTAACGAACAGGTCATGTCGGGAGAGATGCTCAGCTCAGACC CTTCCAAGGCGGTTGAATCGGCTCTTGCCTTTTACAAGGGTCTCAAGGTGTACCCGGCCCCCGGCGACCTCATCAAGATTTATGACAGCACCGTGCCCAAG CCTATATTAGACATTCTGGCCGAGATGATCGCATACGACTCCAGCCTAGATATCCGTGCCcgccccgccggcggcatcaacCTGGGCGACATCCCcaacgtcggcctcgactaA
- the YPO7 gene encoding tRNA 4-demethylwyosine synthase (AdoMet-dependent) (EggNog:ENOG503NTZ7~TransMembrane:1 (i29-48o)~COG:C), whose translation MVLTNWLSELGQQGIVTDAVELWHAHRTLLIFCALFVLLSIRVYIHIYDDEKDAVAAVPRAYDNEKAPPPETVAPAKAVQVAEKPATKPTTGPRRIKGGVAKKPSRERQDAVDVTRPVKIMAFFSSVTTKTEKIARDYLASLEAAAEKLARETGRAFLKPELHDLADVDFEDFFVSPPKSADGASYFYVFLIPSYNIDTINDTLLQHLEETHHDFRIDTAPLSLLMGYSVFGFGDKEGWPDEAEGFCFQAKELDRWMSKLTGRKRAYPVGMGDMKSDHAERFAEWSTGLEEVLEHVARTGSLGEGVRGSGDPIESDQEDVAGEDDGEVVFDDEVENADQASPRALDDVEDLGKMIRTNGSSSTGSSSKKAPLAVDFTSYGASTKKKTTPQAAVVKEMVAKNSPTYAALTKQGYAIVGSHSGVKICRWTKSALRGRGSCYKYSLYGINSHQCMETTPSLSCSNKCVFCWRHGTNPVGTTWRWVVDPPEMIFEGVKENHYKKIKMMRGVPGVRAERYAEALRIRHCALSLVGEPIFYPHINEFLAMLHAERISSFLVCNAQHPDQLAALKAVTQLYVSIDASNKDSLRKIDRPLHRDFWERFQRCLDILREKRFRHRTVFRLTLVKGFNVEDEAEGYAQLVERGLPCFVEVKGVTYCGTATSSNAGLSMSNVPFYWEVCDFVRALEKRLKARGLAYGIAAEHAHSCCILLASERFRVDGRWHTHIDYARFFELLEERGPDGDWTPEDYMGEPTPEWALWGNGGFDPRDDRVDRKGRKIENVVVREQPPEQVW comes from the exons ATGGTTCTGACAAACTGGCTGTCCGAGCTAGGGCAGCAAGGTATCGTAACAG ATGCAGTCGAGCTGTGGCACGCGCATCGCACGCTGCTGATTTTCTGCGcgctcttcgtcctcctctcgATTCGAGTCTACATCCACAtctacgacgacgagaaggaTGCGGTTGCTGCCGTTCCACGAGCGTACGACAATGaaaaggcgccgccgcccgagaccGTCGCTCCGGCCAAGGCCGTCCAAGTGGCAGAGAAGCCCGCTACGAAACCCACCACCGGACCCAGGAGAATAAAGGGCGGCGTTGCCAAGAAGCCGTCGCGGGAGAGGCAGGATGCGGTAGATGTCACGCGCCCGGTCAAGATCATGGCCTTTTTTTCGTCCGTCACTACCAAGACGGAGAAGATTGCCCGGGACTATCTTGCATcgctcgaggcggcagcggagaaGCTCGCGCGGGAGACAGGTCGCGCCTTTCTCAAGCCGGAGCTGCATGAcctggccgacgtcgactttGAAGACTTCTTCGTCTCGCCGCCCAAGTCTGCAGACGGCGCGTCCTACTTCTACGTCTTCCTGATTCCGAGCTACAACATTGACACGATCAACGACACGCTGCTCCAGCACCTGGAGGAGACCCACCACGACTTCAGGATCGACAccgcgccgctgtcgctcCTGATGGGGTACTCGGTGTTTGGCTTCGGGGACAAGGAAGGGTggccggacgaggcggagggcTTCTGCTtccaggccaaggagctggaCAGGTGGATGTCCAAGCTGACGGGCAGGAAGCGCGCGTATCCCGTCGGTATGGGCGACATGAAGAGCGATCACGCGGAGCGCTTCGCGGAGTGGTCAACCGGCCTGGAGGAGGTCTTGGAACACGTCGCGCGAACGGGAAGTttgggcgagggcgtccgtggcagcggcgacccCATCGAGAGCGACCAAGAGGACGTTGCCGGCgaagatgatggcgaggtCGTCTTTGATGACGAGGTTGAGAACGCTGACCAGGCATCCCCCCGCGCATTGGACGATGTCGAGGATTTGGGCAAGATGATACGCACAaacggctcctcctccaccggcaGCTCCTCCAAGAAGGCACCGCTCGCGGTAGACTTTACTTCTTACGGTGCTTCCacaaagaagaagacgacacCTCAGGCCGCCGTGGTCAAGGAAATGGTCGCCAAGAACTCGCCCACGTACGCGGCCCTGACGAAGCAGGGAtacgccatcgtcggctcACACTCGGGCGTCAAGATCTGCCGGTGGACCAAATCCGCCTTGCGGgggcgcgggagctgctACAAGTACTCCCTCTACGGCATCAACTCGCACCAGTGCATggagacgacgccgtcccTCTCGTGCTCCAACAAGTGCGTCTTCTGCTGGAGGCACGGCACCAACCCCGTGGGCACGACCTGGCGGTGGGTGGTCGACCCGCCCGAGATGATcttcgagggcgtcaaggagAACCACTACAAGAAGATCAAGATGATGCGCGGCGTGCCCGGCGTCAGGGCCGAGCGGTACGCCGAGGCTCTGCGGATACGGCACTGCGCCCTGTCGCTGGTCGGCGAGCCCATCTTCTACCCGCACATCAACGAGTTCCTCGCCATGCTGCACGCCGAGCGCATCTCGTCGTTCCTCGTCTGCAACGCCCAGCACCCGGACCAgctcgcggcgctcaaggccgtcacGCAGCTGTACGTGTCCATTGACGCGTCCAACAAGGACTCGCTCCGCAAGATCGACCGGCCCCTCCACCGCGACTTTTGGGAGCGCTTCCAGCGCTGCCTCGACATCCTCCGCGAGAAGCGCTTCCGCCACCGCACCGTCTTCCGCCTGACGCTCGTCAAGGGCTTcaacgtcgaggacgaggccgaggggtacgcccagctcgtcgagcgcggcctGCCGTGCTTcgtcgaggtcaagggcGTCACCTACTGCGGCACCGCCACGTCCTCCAACGCGGGGCTCAGCATGTCCAACGTGCCCTTTTACTGGGAGGTGTGCGACTTCGTCCGCGCGCTCGAGAAGAGGCTCAAGGCCCGGGGCCTCGCCtacggcatcgccgccgagcacgcccACAGCTGCTGCATCCTGCTGGCCAGCGAGCGCTTCAGGGTCGACGGCCGCTGGCACACGCACATCGACTACGCGCGCTTcttcgagctgctcgaggagcgcggccccgacggcgactggACCCCCGAGGACTACATGGGCGAGCCGACGCCCGAGTGGGCGCTCTGGGGCAACGGCGGCTTCGATCCGCGCGACGATCGGGTGGACCGCAAGGGGCGCAAGATTGAgaacgtcgtcgtccgggaGCAGCCCCCGGAGCAGGTCTGGTAG
- a CDS encoding RING-type E3 ubiquitin transferase (COG:L~EggNog:ENOG503NTZ9): MPRTSKKRASDGVIDLTEEHHQAGRQAKRSALSTSHPSRRGSGATHGPSSFTSTGIGGSSVYGSSPQSSLSAVRGSSRGPSHSSQSSQATPPSQSGNDDLEFLDLTQDDDGPPTEFYGSFDGKIVGVRYYSGYANPGETVLCRREPQNQYDRNAIRVDNVMYQQIGHLPRKVVEKIAPYVDSGDITLEAQLIGEKGVYDCPIRVLFFGPSDPASRARIEKALKADKLVKATQLNQTRKEAEAKRLAMGLKAGSSTQGVGDEQNDAGQAEVTLEDLMKSSDATEFRQGGDAIKTLAIDEEHLAKMPMAAQPPELKATLLPYQRQGLAWMMSKENPQLPQKGSERLVQLWKKTTRDMYWNLASGFVTRTAPTLCSGGILADDMGLGKTLQIISLILAGGPGSTLIVAPVSVMSNWKQQIERHVQADKAPSVIIYHGDRKAKAAELMKYDVVITSYGRLARERDPKVERVLLSKSVEWRRVVLDEGHTIRNARTKVAAAACELQAKSRWVLTGTPIVNSVKDLHSLVKFLHLTGGIEQPEIFNTNVTRKLAAGDRSGEVILQALVQDICLRRKKDMKFVDLKLPDKKEYLHRITFHPSEKQKYNALLSEARGALEDFQKNSSAGQKGRFQNVLERLLRLRQACNHWSLCRERIEDLMKLLEDEEVVTFTDKNRALLQEALRLYIESQEDCAICYEVPGSPVITNCKHVFCRGCITKAIQIQGKCPMCRNGLTEDCLLEPAPEGSGDADFDTDTQSSKTDAMIQIVRATLKNPGSKVVIFSQWTSFLNIIQNQLKAANIQFCRVDGSMNTTKRDRAIDALDNDPDTRVMLASLAVCSVGLNLVSADTVVLSDSWWAPAIEDQAIDRVHRLGQIRETTVWRLVMEETVEERVLAIQSEKRELVGKAFQEKDKKSKKTRDTRMADVKKLLS; the protein is encoded by the exons ATGCCTCGCACCTCCAAGAAGCGAGCTAGCGACGGTGTCATTGACTTGACCGAGGAGCATCACCAGGCCGGGCGCCAGGCGAAGCGCTCTGCACTGTCCACGAGCCACCCATCGCGCCGTGGCTCCGGCGCCACGCACGGTCCCTCGTCGTTTACTTCCACCGGCATTGGAGGTTCCAGCGTTTACGGCTCGTCGCCACAGAGCTCGCTGTCTGCAGTCCGAGGCTCGAGCCGTGGACCCTCCCATTCGTCGCAATCATCACAGGCCACGCCTCCCTCTCAGTCCGGAAATGATGATCTGGAGTTTTTGGATCTCACtcaagacgacgatggaccTCCCACAGAATTCTACGGGTCCTTTG ATGGCAAGATTGTTGGAGTTCGGTACTACTCAGGGTATGCTAACCCGGGAGAGACCGTCCTATGTCGCCGAGAGCCGCAGAATCAG TACGACCGCAATGCGATCCGCGTCGACAATGTAATGTACCAGCAGATTGGGCACTTGCCCAGAAAAGTTGTGGAAAAAATTGCTCCTTATGTG GATTCGGGTGACATTACGCTGGAGGCGCAACTCATCGGCGAGAAAGGCGTATATGACTGCCCCATACGTGTCTTGTTCTTCGGGCCCAGCGACCCGGCATCGCGGGCAAGAATTGAGAAGGCACTCAAGGCAGATaagctcgtcaaggccacTCAGTTGAACCAGACCCggaaggaggccgaggcaaAGAGGCTGGCTATGGGTCTCAAAGCTGGCAGCTCAACGCAGGGCGTTGGTGATGAACAGAACGACGCTGGACAGGCCGAAGTAACGCTCGAGGATCTTATGAAGAGCAGCGACGCTACCGAATTCCGCCAAGGAGGCGATGCCATCAAGACTCTTGCCATCGACGAAGAACATTTGGCCAAGATGCCAATGGCGGCCCAGCCACCAGAGCTCAAGGCGACCCTACTTCCGTACCAACGGCAG GGCCTGGCTTGGATGATGTCCAAGGAGAATCCACAACTTCCTCAAAAAGGCTCTGAAAGACTGGTGCAACTCTGGAAGAAGACTACCCGGGACATGTACTGGAATCTGGCATCGGGATTCGTGACTCGGACTGCGCCCACGCTGTGCTCCGGAGGCATTCTCGCAGACGACATGGGCCTTGGTAAGACGCTGCAGATTATCAGTTTAATCCTCGCTGGCGGCCCTGGATCGACGCTCATCGTGGCGCCCGTGAGCGTCATGAGCAACTGGAAGCAGCAAATCGAACGACACGTCCAGGCAGATAAGGCGCCGAGTGTCATCATATATCATGGAGACAGGAAGGCGAAGGCTGCGGAGCTCATGAAGTACGATGTTGTCATCACCAGCTACGGAAGGCTTGCCCGGGAACGTGATCCCAAGGTCGAGCGCGTGTTACTGAGCAAATCTGTCGagtggcggcgcgtcgtgcTTGACGAGGGCCACACCATTCGCAATGCCCGGACCAAggtggcagcagcggcgtgCGAGCTGCAGGCTAAGTCACGCTGGGTACTCACGGGCACTCCCAT TGTCAACTCGGTCAAAGACTTGCACTCTCTGGTCAAGTTTCTGCATCTCACCGGAGGCATTGAGCAACCTGAAATCTTCAATACCAACGTCACCCGCAAGCTTGCTGCTGGAGACCGCAGCGGTGAAGTCATTCTCCAGGCCCTGGTGCAAGACATCTGCCTGCGGCGCAAAAAGGACATGAAGTTTGTCGATCTCAAGCTGCCAGACAAGAAGGAGTACCTGCACCGGATCACGTTCCACCCTTCAGAGAAGCAAAAATACAATGCATTGCT ATCAGAGGCGCGTGGAGCGCTGGAGGACTTTCAGAAAAACTCTTCTGCAGGACAAAAGGGGCGGTTCCAAAATGTCTTGGAACGGCTCCTTCGGCTCAGACAGGC CTGCAACCATTGGTCACTCTGCAGAGAACGCATTGAAGACCTCATGAAGCTTctcgaggatgaagaggtTGTCACCTTCACTGACAAGAACCGCGCCTTGCTGCAGGAGGCCCTGCGCCTCTACATTGAAAGCCAAGAAGACTGCGCCATCTGCTATGAAGTCCCGGGCTCCCCGGTTATCACAAACTGCAAGCACGTCTTTTGTCGGGGTTGCATTACGAAGGCCATCCAGATACAAGGAAAGTGCCCCATGTGCCGCAACGGCCTCACAGAGGACTGTCTTCTGGAGCCTGCCCCCGAGGGATCTGGTGACGCGGATTTCGACACCGATACTCAAAGTTCAAAGACGGATGCCATGATTCAAATCGTCCGCGCGACTCTAAAGAATCCCGGCTCCAAGGTTGTCATCTTTTCGCAGTGGACGTCGTTCTTGAACATCATTCAGAATCAGCTGAAAGCGGCCAACATTCAATTCTGTAGGGTTGACGGGAGCATGAACACAACCAAACGCGACCGCGCAATCGACGCCCTGGATAACGACCCCGACACTCGGGTAATGTTAGCCAGTCTGGCAGTCTGTAGCGTCGGTCTGAATCTGGTGTCGGCAGACACCGTCGTCTTGTCAGACAGCT GGTGGGCGCCCGCGATCGAGGATCAGGCCATTGATCGAGTGCATCGGCTGGGCCAAATTCGAGAGACTACAGTCTGGCGCCTCGTTATGGAGGAAaccgtcgaggagcgcgttCTGGCCATTCAGTCGGAGAAGCGGGAACTGGTTGGCAAGGCGTTTCAGGAAAAGGACAAGAAGTCCAAGAAGACCAGGGACACGCGCATGGCCGATGTCAAAAAGTTGCTGTCTTAG
- a CDS encoding RING-type E3 ubiquitin transferase (COG:L~EggNog:ENOG503NTZ9) has protein sequence MYQQIGHLPRKVVEKIAPYVDSGDITLEAQLIGEKGVYDCPIRVLFFGPSDPASRARIEKALKADKLVKATQLNQTRKEAEAKRLAMGLKAGSSTQGVGDEQNDAGQAEVTLEDLMKSSDATEFRQGGDAIKTLAIDEEHLAKMPMAAQPPELKATLLPYQRQGLAWMMSKENPQLPQKGSERLVQLWKKTTRDMYWNLASGFVTRTAPTLCSGGILADDMGLGKTLQIISLILAGGPGSTLIVAPVSVMSNWKQQIERHVQADKAPSVIIYHGDRKAKAAELMKYDVVITSYGRLARERDPKVERVLLSKSVEWRRVVLDEGHTIRNARTKVAAAACELQAKSRWVLTGTPIVNSVKDLHSLVKFLHLTGGIEQPEIFNTNVTRKLAAGDRSGEVILQALVQDICLRRKKDMKFVDLKLPDKKEYLHRITFHPSEKQKYNALLSEARGALEDFQKNSSAGQKGRFQNVLERLLRLRQACNHWSLCRERIEDLMKLLEDEEVVTFTDKNRALLQEALRLYIESQEDCAICYEVPGSPVITNCKHVFCRGCITKAIQIQGKCPMCRNGLTEDCLLEPAPEGSGDADFDTDTQSSKTDAMIQIVRATLKNPGSKVVIFSQWTSFLNIIQNQLKAANIQFCRVDGSMNTTKRDRAIDALDNDPDTRVMLASLAVCSVGLNLVSADTVVLSDSWWAPAIEDQAIDRVHRLGQIRETTVWRLVMEETVEERVLAIQSEKRELVGKAFQEKDKKSKKTRDTRMADVKKLLS, from the exons ATGTACCAGCAGATTGGGCACTTGCCCAGAAAAGTTGTGGAAAAAATTGCTCCTTATGTG GATTCGGGTGACATTACGCTGGAGGCGCAACTCATCGGCGAGAAAGGCGTATATGACTGCCCCATACGTGTCTTGTTCTTCGGGCCCAGCGACCCGGCATCGCGGGCAAGAATTGAGAAGGCACTCAAGGCAGATaagctcgtcaaggccacTCAGTTGAACCAGACCCggaaggaggccgaggcaaAGAGGCTGGCTATGGGTCTCAAAGCTGGCAGCTCAACGCAGGGCGTTGGTGATGAACAGAACGACGCTGGACAGGCCGAAGTAACGCTCGAGGATCTTATGAAGAGCAGCGACGCTACCGAATTCCGCCAAGGAGGCGATGCCATCAAGACTCTTGCCATCGACGAAGAACATTTGGCCAAGATGCCAATGGCGGCCCAGCCACCAGAGCTCAAGGCGACCCTACTTCCGTACCAACGGCAG GGCCTGGCTTGGATGATGTCCAAGGAGAATCCACAACTTCCTCAAAAAGGCTCTGAAAGACTGGTGCAACTCTGGAAGAAGACTACCCGGGACATGTACTGGAATCTGGCATCGGGATTCGTGACTCGGACTGCGCCCACGCTGTGCTCCGGAGGCATTCTCGCAGACGACATGGGCCTTGGTAAGACGCTGCAGATTATCAGTTTAATCCTCGCTGGCGGCCCTGGATCGACGCTCATCGTGGCGCCCGTGAGCGTCATGAGCAACTGGAAGCAGCAAATCGAACGACACGTCCAGGCAGATAAGGCGCCGAGTGTCATCATATATCATGGAGACAGGAAGGCGAAGGCTGCGGAGCTCATGAAGTACGATGTTGTCATCACCAGCTACGGAAGGCTTGCCCGGGAACGTGATCCCAAGGTCGAGCGCGTGTTACTGAGCAAATCTGTCGagtggcggcgcgtcgtgcTTGACGAGGGCCACACCATTCGCAATGCCCGGACCAAggtggcagcagcggcgtgCGAGCTGCAGGCTAAGTCACGCTGGGTACTCACGGGCACTCCCAT TGTCAACTCGGTCAAAGACTTGCACTCTCTGGTCAAGTTTCTGCATCTCACCGGAGGCATTGAGCAACCTGAAATCTTCAATACCAACGTCACCCGCAAGCTTGCTGCTGGAGACCGCAGCGGTGAAGTCATTCTCCAGGCCCTGGTGCAAGACATCTGCCTGCGGCGCAAAAAGGACATGAAGTTTGTCGATCTCAAGCTGCCAGACAAGAAGGAGTACCTGCACCGGATCACGTTCCACCCTTCAGAGAAGCAAAAATACAATGCATTGCT ATCAGAGGCGCGTGGAGCGCTGGAGGACTTTCAGAAAAACTCTTCTGCAGGACAAAAGGGGCGGTTCCAAAATGTCTTGGAACGGCTCCTTCGGCTCAGACAGGC CTGCAACCATTGGTCACTCTGCAGAGAACGCATTGAAGACCTCATGAAGCTTctcgaggatgaagaggtTGTCACCTTCACTGACAAGAACCGCGCCTTGCTGCAGGAGGCCCTGCGCCTCTACATTGAAAGCCAAGAAGACTGCGCCATCTGCTATGAAGTCCCGGGCTCCCCGGTTATCACAAACTGCAAGCACGTCTTTTGTCGGGGTTGCATTACGAAGGCCATCCAGATACAAGGAAAGTGCCCCATGTGCCGCAACGGCCTCACAGAGGACTGTCTTCTGGAGCCTGCCCCCGAGGGATCTGGTGACGCGGATTTCGACACCGATACTCAAAGTTCAAAGACGGATGCCATGATTCAAATCGTCCGCGCGACTCTAAAGAATCCCGGCTCCAAGGTTGTCATCTTTTCGCAGTGGACGTCGTTCTTGAACATCATTCAGAATCAGCTGAAAGCGGCCAACATTCAATTCTGTAGGGTTGACGGGAGCATGAACACAACCAAACGCGACCGCGCAATCGACGCCCTGGATAACGACCCCGACACTCGGGTAATGTTAGCCAGTCTGGCAGTCTGTAGCGTCGGTCTGAATCTGGTGTCGGCAGACACCGTCGTCTTGTCAGACAGCT GGTGGGCGCCCGCGATCGAGGATCAGGCCATTGATCGAGTGCATCGGCTGGGCCAAATTCGAGAGACTACAGTCTGGCGCCTCGTTATGGAGGAAaccgtcgaggagcgcgttCTGGCCATTCAGTCGGAGAAGCGGGAACTGGTTGGCAAGGCGTTTCAGGAAAAGGACAAGAAGTCCAAGAAGACCAGGGACACGCGCATGGCCGATGTCAAAAAGTTGCTGTCTTAG
- a CDS encoding RING-type E3 ubiquitin transferase (TransMembrane:2 (i356-377o389-409i)~COG:L~EggNog:ENOG503NTZ9), whose translation MPRTSKKRASDGVIDLTEEHHQAGRQAKRSALSTSHPSRRGSGATHGPSSFTSTGIGGSSVYGSSPQSSLSAVRGSSRGPSHSSQSSQATPPSQSGNDDLEFLDLTQDDDGPPTEFYGSFDGKIVGVRYYSGYANPGETVLCRREPQNQYDRNAIRVDNVMYQQIGHLPRKVVEKIAPYVDSGDITLEAQLIGEKGVYDCPIRVLFFGPSDPASRARIEKALKADKLVKATQLNQTRKEAEAKRLAMGLKAGSSTQGVGDEQNDAGQAEVTLEDLMKSSDATEFRQGGDAIKTLAIDEEHLAKMPMAAQPPELKATLLPYQRQGLAWMMSKENPQLPQKGSERLVQLWKKTTRDMYWNLASGFVTRTAPTLCSGGILADDMGLGKTLQIISLILAGGPGSTLIVAPVSVMSNWKQQIERHVQADKAPSVIIYHGDRKAKAAELMKYDVVITSYGRLARERDPKVERVLLSKSVEWRRVVLDEGHTIRNARTKVAAAACELQAKSRWVLTGTPIVNSVKDLHSLVKFLHLTGGIEQPEIFNTNVTRKLAAGDRSGEVILQALVQDICLRRKKDMKFVDLKLPDKKEYLHRITFHPSEKQKYNALL comes from the exons ATGCCTCGCACCTCCAAGAAGCGAGCTAGCGACGGTGTCATTGACTTGACCGAGGAGCATCACCAGGCCGGGCGCCAGGCGAAGCGCTCTGCACTGTCCACGAGCCACCCATCGCGCCGTGGCTCCGGCGCCACGCACGGTCCCTCGTCGTTTACTTCCACCGGCATTGGAGGTTCCAGCGTTTACGGCTCGTCGCCACAGAGCTCGCTGTCTGCAGTCCGAGGCTCGAGCCGTGGACCCTCCCATTCGTCGCAATCATCACAGGCCACGCCTCCCTCTCAGTCCGGAAATGATGATCTGGAGTTTTTGGATCTCACtcaagacgacgatggaccTCCCACAGAATTCTACGGGTCCTTTG ATGGCAAGATTGTTGGAGTTCGGTACTACTCAGGGTATGCTAACCCGGGAGAGACCGTCCTATGTCGCCGAGAGCCGCAGAATCAG TACGACCGCAATGCGATCCGCGTCGACAATGTAATGTACCAGCAGATTGGGCACTTGCCCAGAAAAGTTGTGGAAAAAATTGCTCCTTATGTG GATTCGGGTGACATTACGCTGGAGGCGCAACTCATCGGCGAGAAAGGCGTATATGACTGCCCCATACGTGTCTTGTTCTTCGGGCCCAGCGACCCGGCATCGCGGGCAAGAATTGAGAAGGCACTCAAGGCAGATaagctcgtcaaggccacTCAGTTGAACCAGACCCggaaggaggccgaggcaaAGAGGCTGGCTATGGGTCTCAAAGCTGGCAGCTCAACGCAGGGCGTTGGTGATGAACAGAACGACGCTGGACAGGCCGAAGTAACGCTCGAGGATCTTATGAAGAGCAGCGACGCTACCGAATTCCGCCAAGGAGGCGATGCCATCAAGACTCTTGCCATCGACGAAGAACATTTGGCCAAGATGCCAATGGCGGCCCAGCCACCAGAGCTCAAGGCGACCCTACTTCCGTACCAACGGCAG GGCCTGGCTTGGATGATGTCCAAGGAGAATCCACAACTTCCTCAAAAAGGCTCTGAAAGACTGGTGCAACTCTGGAAGAAGACTACCCGGGACATGTACTGGAATCTGGCATCGGGATTCGTGACTCGGACTGCGCCCACGCTGTGCTCCGGAGGCATTCTCGCAGACGACATGGGCCTTGGTAAGACGCTGCAGATTATCAGTTTAATCCTCGCTGGCGGCCCTGGATCGACGCTCATCGTGGCGCCCGTGAGCGTCATGAGCAACTGGAAGCAGCAAATCGAACGACACGTCCAGGCAGATAAGGCGCCGAGTGTCATCATATATCATGGAGACAGGAAGGCGAAGGCTGCGGAGCTCATGAAGTACGATGTTGTCATCACCAGCTACGGAAGGCTTGCCCGGGAACGTGATCCCAAGGTCGAGCGCGTGTTACTGAGCAAATCTGTCGagtggcggcgcgtcgtgcTTGACGAGGGCCACACCATTCGCAATGCCCGGACCAAggtggcagcagcggcgtgCGAGCTGCAGGCTAAGTCACGCTGGGTACTCACGGGCACTCCCAT TGTCAACTCGGTCAAAGACTTGCACTCTCTGGTCAAGTTTCTGCATCTCACCGGAGGCATTGAGCAACCTGAAATCTTCAATACCAACGTCACCCGCAAGCTTGCTGCTGGAGACCGCAGCGGTGAAGTCATTCTCCAGGCCCTGGTGCAAGACATCTGCCTGCGGCGCAAAAAGGACATGAAGTTTGTCGATCTCAAGCTGCCAGACAAGAAGGAGTACCTGCACCGGATCACGTTCCACCCTTCAGAGAAGCAAAAATACAATGCATTGCTGTAA
- a CDS encoding Cysteine dioxygenase (COG:E~EggNog:ENOG503P271), translating into MAIDLIPSIPVTSAAKDVKRAPLANRFDDLVLALKEALGPSSGLTSDDVNVEFLTRLMTNYDSQPAEWSRYAFGDASRGYTRNLVDEGNGKSNLLVLVWSPGKGSPIHDHGNAHCLMKILRGGLTETRYAFPEEGEPAGPMKVISEKTYTENAVAYMADELGLHRISNNGSDFAVSLHLYTPPNVAKEGCHIFDEKTGRSSHIPGCHYYSAYGRLLK; encoded by the exons ATGGCCATCGACCTgatcccatccatccccgtgacctccgccgccaaggacgtcAAGCGTGCCCCTCTCGCCAACCGCTTCGACGACTTGGTCCTGGCGCTGAAGGAGGCCCTTGGCCCCTCGTCGGGTCTGACGTCGGACGACGTCAACGTCGAGTTCCTCACACGCCTCATGACCAACTATGATAGCCAGCCTGCCGAGTGGTCCCGGTATGCCTTTGGCGACGCCAGCAGGGGCTACACTCGtaacctcgtcgacgagggcaacgGCAAGAGCAACCTG ctcgtcctcgtatGGTCTCCAGGCAAGGGTAGCCCGATCCATGACCACGGCAACGCCCACTGCCTCATGAAAATTCTGCGTGGTGGCCTGACCGAGACTCGCTACGCCTTCCCGGAGGAAGGCGAGCCCGCAGGCCCCATGAAGGTCATCTCGGAGAAGACATATACAGAAAACGCCGTGGCTTACATGGCCGACGAACTTGGACTGCACCGCATCTCCAACAACGGAAGCGACTTCGCCGTCTCGTTGCACC TGTATACTCCGCCCAACGTGGCCAAAGAGGGATGTCACATcttcgacgagaagacgggcaGGAGCAGCCACATCCCGGGCTGCCACTACTACTCAGCGTATGGCCGGCTGCTGAAGTAG